The window TTTGGGATTAAGAcgtttttatttgtatatatttattgaattttttaatataaatacagAATCTACGAAAAAATTACTGGGTTCGTCCGAACCCCCATAATATACACTAGCTCCGCCCCTGTCACCAAGGAATAAGGGTTGCTATTAGTAATGTTTTATTTAAGTCaagaatttatcaaaaataatttttttttctttttacgaGGTATGAATCAATAAAGTTtgcatatacatatagatattgTTGTAGTAGTAGTTTAATTTTGGCAAAGAAATAGGAATTATTTGgtccaagaaaagaaagaaataaaaaggttcttgttatatatatatggtgtcgaattattaatattttggaccatttatcaatctttttttttttttcttctttggattTACTCACTTTTTCCCCCTATATATAATACATTCAATTTTAGCATTTAACATATCGAGTATTTTTCAAACACACTATAtttctttacaaatattattcaattttcattcctttttaagtttttatttaaaaaaaaatggagtcTCAAAAGAAACGTCAAGCTGCTTACATGAAGAAAAACCTCTTGGATCaggtcatatttttatttaaatttaattgttcACAATGTAACTAATTATATTTCTCTTAAATAATAAATTGGCATTGTTTTATATTAATAAACACGTGCATGGTTTTCCATATACAGTATCATTGTACCATCCCATGCTGTTTCCCATTGAGATTTATCACTTACGATTGAAAAATTATTACGTACTAATAATAGATAGTGTGATTAAGCCTAAAagacaaattctatagagtggctgTTCGTCCTGTCATGCTGTATGGAActcggagtgttggccagtcaagaactccgcatttgaaggtggcggaaatgcggatgttgtgttggatgtgtggacttactaggggtgatagggttaggaataaTGAGACTATACGGGAGAAGGTGGGAGaggcttcagtggaggacaagatgcgggaagttaggctgagatggttcgggcatgtgatgaggaggggaacagatgccccagttcgtaggtgtgagaggctagctttggatggtttcaggcggggtaggggtaggccgaagaaatactggagagaggtgatgaTTAGACGTaacatggagcaattacagctcaccgaggacatgatcctagataggaagttatggaggatgcgaattaggtTAGAAGGCTACAATGCATGTGGGTGTGTCGTCGTAGCCATtagttaggagagctttgggATAGCCGGGCTGGTAGTTTTAGGGCTAAATGTCCATAGGTTGGAGCTGCTAGTATTAGGACAGTATGGGGGTGGTGCATGGGGGTGCCTTTGGTTCGTTAGTGTAGtgtattactttgtgggtgtcttatttctgttaCTCCATATCATTTCATACTTTATTACAACTTTGTGTACTATTtctttgtcttgagtcgggggtctttcggaaacagcctctctacttctccgtgatgaaatttaaaatttgtttgTTTAATGTGCAGGGATACCTTGATGAACAATTTGCTCATCTTGAAGAATTACAAGATGATGCAAACCCCAACTTTGTTGAAGAAGTTGTCAAATCTTTTTACACAGATTCTGCTAGATTTATTCGAAATATTGAAGTTGCACTGTAagaagtttgattattttttttattggtacaaaattatataagaatattataaaaataatgttaatttCAACtcactttaatttaaaatatgcaGGGAAAATGGACCCTATGATTTTACTAAGCTGGACAACATGATGTACCAATTCAAGGGTAGTAGCTCAAGGTATCATCTCCAAGttcacaaattattttttataagtatatattaaatcttaaatatttttaataaaatttctgATTACGCTATTAAAGTAACATGCTATAACATGTTACATtacattataatataaaaattaataatatataattggcGGATATAATTTAGATTTTAAGATATATACCTAATTATAGTCGTCATTCTTTATAACATTTCCCAATGAGgacaaatttttttataatacattatgttatattatatatttttataacaatATTTTTTCTATAGTAACTTAAAAAAAGTATTCCTATGCCAgtataaaaatactttttttgtaCTTACATGTTGACTCACCTTTtcaaagaataacaaaaaagatgTGTCCAGAATTTTTCGGAATTGGAGTGGGAgttggtcatgaatataaattgaaattgtttttaattttttgcgAAAGAAGTGAAAGTGAAAActtgtttttcactttttcaaatacaattttcactaaagtaaaataatttttatggccaaatatcattaatttttatttttttcactaaaataaaataattttcccaaaaaagtaaaaaaaaaaatcatggcgAAACGCCTACATAAGGAAGTATAATGAATCTAATTTGGGTCCACATTTTAGAACTCTCTACATGAATATAGTCAAACTAcaaaagtgaataatgataaaACTAATTATTAGAACCAACTTAAGTTCTTGATCCTCTTCATATTCCTTTTAAACTTTCTATACTCAACTTTTTGCTATAATTCTATTCAATTAGCAGCTTCTTTTCCCCCCCAACATTTTAATTGTTTTATAACTTTACTTTAAACTATTATTCCTTCAGAATATGTGTATTTCTCCTAACTGCATGAATTACAATATTT of the Capsicum annuum cultivar UCD-10X-F1 chromosome 11, UCD10Xv1.1, whole genome shotgun sequence genome contains:
- the LOC107872576 gene encoding histidine-containing phosphotransfer protein 4: MESQKKRQAAYMKKNLLDQGYLDEQFAHLEELQDDANPNFVEEVVKSFYTDSARFIRNIEVALENGPYDFTKLDNMMYQFKGSSSSIGARRVKRQCSMFQECCNAKNIEGCRNTFQGVKQEYATLKTKLETYFQMEK